The segment AGAAACACAAACGGCGGAGCGATTAAAGTCATTTCTGGTAAGTGATGTATTATCTCAAGCCGTTGTAGTCAACGGGGATACAAGTTTGTATGACACGATTGTTACTATATTTACTGAAGATGTAGGGACTATTCTAGTGTGTGATGATTCCTATTTAGTAGGTGTCGTATCCCGTAAGGACTTGTTGCGTGCCTCTATGGGGCAAACAGATTCGCACACAATGCCTATATCTATGATTATGACCCCTGTGAGTAAGGTTATAACTGTGGAGCCTACCGATACATTAGTAGAGGCTGCACAGAAGATGATAGATTATGAAGTGGATTGTTTACCTGTCGTCGTTCGCGAGGATGTGGAAAACAAGAAACGCCTAAAGGTTGTAGGCCGTGTATCTAAAACGACGGTAGCGAAAGTATTTTTAGAATGTAGCATACATTGAGGTTGATAGAATGGCAGAAAAAATTATTTATGCAATATCGGACTCCCTTGGGGAGACTGCAGAGGCTGTAGCAAGAGCTACGGCGAGTCAATATGATAAGGAACAAATTGAAATTGTTCGTATTCCTTATATTGATAGTGAAAGCCAAATTGATGAAGTTATAGCAGATGCAAAACGTGGTAATCATGTTATTTGTCATACCATTGTATCTGAGTCTTTGCGCAAATATCTTCATGAAAAAGTAGCAGAATACAATATTCCTGCTGTAGATATTATGGGCCCAGTTCTCAATGCTGTAGGTACTGTTGCATCCACAAAGCCTCGTATGACAGCTGGTATGGTTCATAAGCTTGACCAAGAATACTTCAAAAAGGTAGAAGCCATTGAATTTGCCGTAAAATATGACGATGGTAAAAATCCATCTGGCTTTGAAAAGGCCGATGTAGTTATTATTGGTGTATCTAGAACAAGTAAGACGCCATTATCTATGTTCCTGGCGTACAAAAAGATTAAAGCTGCCAATTTGCCATTAGTACCTGAGGTACCATTACCAGAGGAATTATTTAAAATTCCAGCAAAAAAAATCGTGGGCCTTATTATTGACCCATTCAAATTAAATAATATTCGTAGTGAACGGTTACGCGCTATCGGTCTTGAAGACGAAGCAAACTACGCATCTATTGAGCGTATTCAATCTGAATTAGAATATGCAAAAGCTATTATGCGTCGTTTACATTGCCAAGTGCTAGATGTTTCTAATAAATCTATCGAAGAAACAGCATCTCTAGTTATGCAATTGATCGATAAAAACCGTGCATCGGAGGGTAAATGAATATACGGGAACAAATAGAGGAGAGGGAGGTTTTACTCCTCTCTCCTTATGCAGCTAAAAGCCGTGATGCCATCCGTGATTTAGAGGAAGCTCCCGATTCACTTAGAACTGCCTTTCAACGTGATCGGGACCGCATTATTCACAGTAAATGTTTTAGACGGTTAAAGCATAAGACACAAGTTTATATTGCGCCAGGTGACCATTATCGTACGCGTATGACCCATACCCTTGAGGTAGGACAAATAGGTCGTACAGTGGCTCGTGCGTTGCGACTAAATGAAGATTTAGTAGAAGCTATCGCTATGGGGCATGATGTGGGACATACCCCATTTGGTCACGTCGGTGAATATGCGTTGCGTGATATGGTTGGTCACTTTAATCATAATGAACAAAGCTTGCGTATGGTTGAAGTCTTAGAAAAGCATGGAGACCATCAAGGTCTTAATTTAACGACTGCTGTACGTGATGGCATCGTAGGTCATACAGGGGCACATATCCCTGTCACTTTGGAAGGTCAAATTATTCGTATCGTAGACCGCATTGCCTATTTGTGTCATGATTTTGATGATGCACAGCGCGCTGGTATGTTGACGGCTGAGGAATTACCTTTTGAAGTGCGAGAGCATTTTGGTATGACTCCTTCTAGTATGATTACTGCCATGGTTGAAGATATGGTGCGAGAGTCTTTAGATAAACCTGTTATTTCTATGTCTAGTGATATAGAGATGACCATGAATCTATTCCGTCAATTTATGTTTAAAAATGTTTATTTAGCGCCGGCTTTAATTCCAGATCGAAATAAGGCATCTCATGTGGTGAAAAACTTATTTACTCACTTTATGGAACATCCTGATGATATGGAGGGCTGTGAAAGTACAAGAGAGTTTTATTCTACCCGTGATGTGGTAGATTATGTAGCAGGCTTAACGGATCAATATGCCATTAAGCTATTTAAACAGTATTATATTCCAAATATTACGCTATAAATCATTAAATAATAGGTATATAGATAACAAAAAAAGCAGTTAGTTCAAATGAACTAACTGCTTTTTTTGGGGCTCTAGAACCCCAAAGAGTACATGTACTTTTTATTTTACGCGCGTGTAATTTTATTAGAACGAAGGCAGCGAGTGCATACGTTTACTTTTTTAGTAGCACCGTCTACAACCGCCCGTACTCTTTGAATGTTCGGTTTCCAAGTTTTTCTTGTGCGAATGTGAGAGTGACTCACGTTCATACCGCTAGATGTGGATTTGCCACATACTTCGCAAAGGTTTGCCATAGTTTCCACCTCCAAGCTTAATCTATAACATAACAAAAGTATATTATCATAAAGAGTAGCGTAAAGCAAGTGTTTTTATCGTACATATTGCTCTTTTTATGAAATATACTACAATATAAGGTATACTATATATCATATTCTATGATATAAGTGGGCTTTTACACAAGGATATACAGAAATTGGATATATCTCATGTGTTTATCGTATATTTAAAGGAGTTTCTATGGATGAACGGTTGACGACCATAAAGGGGATAGGTCCTGGTCGAGAGAAACAATTACATAAGTTGGGAATTACCAATATAACATCCTTGTTAACGTATTTCCCAAGAACCTATGAAGACCGCCGTACGATTTATAGAATTGGTGATTTAAAGTCTGGTATGACTGGTGGCGTGGTTGGGAATGTTATTGCTGTACAAGAAAAACGTCCTCGCCCTCGATTGTCTATTTTAGAAGTAGTCATTGCAGATGGTACAAGTCCTTTAAAGATTGTGCTATTTAACCAAGGGTATAAGAAGAACTTTTACAAAAAGGGTCAGCTCCTATATGCGTATGGTAAAGCCGAGTTCCAATATGGGTCTATGCAAATGAATACACCCCAAATAGAAAATTTGGGAGACGGTGGAGAACCTGATCGTGGTATCGTTCCTATTTATGCTCTTGCAGATGGGGTATCTCAATTTGTGGTGCGCTCATCGGTACGTAATTGGTTTGCAGCTAATCATGAGTTGCCAGAGATTTTGCCTGCTGAAGTTCGTGAAGTACATCAATATATGAATCGTTATGATGCATTTAAAATGATGCATTTCCCAGAGTCTTCAGAGCGATATGAAGAGGCGCGTCATCAACTCGCTTATGAGGAGTTATTTGTCATGCAATCTGGATTGGCATTGTTACGAAATAAAGAACAATGTCATAAAGGTCCTAAGATGGGTCCCAATGGAGACTTAATGGCTCAGTGTATAGAAAATTTACCGTTCTCCTTAACAGGGGATCAACAGCGTGCATTAGAGGACATTCGTATCGATATGGAAGATGAACGGCCTATGCAGCGATTATTGCAAGGTGATGTAGGTTCCGGTAAAACGGTTGTAGCTACCTTGAGTTTGTTGAAAGCCATTGAAAATGGGTACCAAGGGGCGTTAATGGCTCCAACGGAGATTTTAGGGACACAACATTACGAAGGTATAACAGAAGTATGTGGTAATTTGGGGATTACCATAGAGCTATTAACGGGTTCTACTACAAAAAAAGAAAAAGAACGAATCTATGAAGGGTTAGCTGATGGATCCATTCATATGATAATTGGCACTCATGCTCTTATTCAGGAAGGTGTTAACTTCCACAACTTAGGACTTGTTATTATCGATGAACAACATCGCTTTGGTGTAGAACAACGGGCTCGGTTGCAACAGAAGGGGACATATCCTCACGTACTTATTATGACGGCTACACCAATTCCACGAACCATGACATTATCTGTGTATGGTGATTTAGCAGTATCCTTAATTAAAGAAATGCCACCGGGACGTAAACCTGTCAAAACCTATGCTGTAGATAGTTCGTATAAGGAACGATTAAGAACATTCTTTGGCAAGGAGATGGCAGAAGGTCGTCAAGTTTATGTAGTATGCCCACTTGTTGAAGAATCTGAAAAGTTAGATTTACAAGCTGCTGAGGAATTATATCTGGAGTTAAAAGAGTACTTTTACAAGGCTTATGAAGTTGGTCTTGTACACGGGCGCATGAAACCAAGTGAAAAGGATGAAGTGATGAATGCCTTCCATAGGGGTGAGATTTCATTGCTCGTTTCTACTACCGTTATCGAGGTTGGTGTTAATGTGCCAAATGCGACCATTATGTGTATTGAAGGGGCAGAACGTTTTGGCCTATCTCAATTACATCAGTTACGTGGCCGTGTAGGTCGTGGGTCTCATCAATCTTATTGCATTCTTGTGAGTGATTCTAAAAATGATGTGAGCCAAGAGCGATTAAAATTGATGGAACAGACCCAAGATGGATTTGAACTAGCAGAGCAAGATTTACTGCTTCGTGGTTCTGGTCAATTATTTGGCTTAGCTCAATCAGGATTACCTGATTTACGGGTTGCTAATATTATTAAAGATATTGAAATATTGGTACAGGCTCGCAAGGATGTACTAGAGTTTGCAAGTCAGTATGGAATGGAAAAACTTGAATCTGTAATGAAAGAAGAATTAGAAAAAAGATTTGGTGAAAAATTTCTTAGAATATTGTATAATTAAGAGGTAGGAATAATAAG is part of the Veillonella nakazawae genome and harbors:
- a CDS encoding helix-turn-helix transcriptional regulator codes for the protein MKLSKRQEQIAQIVREEGPVTGSAIAEHLEVTRSALRSDLSVLTMLGVLDARPNVGYYYVGLSKETQTAERLKSFLVSDVLSQAVVVNGDTSLYDTIVTIFTEDVGTILVCDDSYLVGVVSRKDLLRASMGQTDSHTMPISMIMTPVSKVITVEPTDTLVEAAQKMIDYEVDCLPVVVREDVENKKRLKVVGRVSKTTVAKVFLECSIH
- a CDS encoding pyruvate, water dikinase regulatory protein yields the protein MAEKIIYAISDSLGETAEAVARATASQYDKEQIEIVRIPYIDSESQIDEVIADAKRGNHVICHTIVSESLRKYLHEKVAEYNIPAVDIMGPVLNAVGTVASTKPRMTAGMVHKLDQEYFKKVEAIEFAVKYDDGKNPSGFEKADVVIIGVSRTSKTPLSMFLAYKKIKAANLPLVPEVPLPEELFKIPAKKIVGLIIDPFKLNNIRSERLRAIGLEDEANYASIERIQSELEYAKAIMRRLHCQVLDVSNKSIEETASLVMQLIDKNRASEGK
- a CDS encoding deoxyguanosinetriphosphate triphosphohydrolase; translated protein: MNIREQIEEREVLLLSPYAAKSRDAIRDLEEAPDSLRTAFQRDRDRIIHSKCFRRLKHKTQVYIAPGDHYRTRMTHTLEVGQIGRTVARALRLNEDLVEAIAMGHDVGHTPFGHVGEYALRDMVGHFNHNEQSLRMVEVLEKHGDHQGLNLTTAVRDGIVGHTGAHIPVTLEGQIIRIVDRIAYLCHDFDDAQRAGMLTAEELPFEVREHFGMTPSSMITAMVEDMVRESLDKPVISMSSDIEMTMNLFRQFMFKNVYLAPALIPDRNKASHVVKNLFTHFMEHPDDMEGCESTREFYSTRDVVDYVAGLTDQYAIKLFKQYYIPNITL
- the rpmB gene encoding 50S ribosomal protein L28, giving the protein MANLCEVCGKSTSSGMNVSHSHIRTRKTWKPNIQRVRAVVDGATKKVNVCTRCLRSNKITRA
- the recG gene encoding ATP-dependent DNA helicase RecG, translating into MDERLTTIKGIGPGREKQLHKLGITNITSLLTYFPRTYEDRRTIYRIGDLKSGMTGGVVGNVIAVQEKRPRPRLSILEVVIADGTSPLKIVLFNQGYKKNFYKKGQLLYAYGKAEFQYGSMQMNTPQIENLGDGGEPDRGIVPIYALADGVSQFVVRSSVRNWFAANHELPEILPAEVREVHQYMNRYDAFKMMHFPESSERYEEARHQLAYEELFVMQSGLALLRNKEQCHKGPKMGPNGDLMAQCIENLPFSLTGDQQRALEDIRIDMEDERPMQRLLQGDVGSGKTVVATLSLLKAIENGYQGALMAPTEILGTQHYEGITEVCGNLGITIELLTGSTTKKEKERIYEGLADGSIHMIIGTHALIQEGVNFHNLGLVIIDEQHRFGVEQRARLQQKGTYPHVLIMTATPIPRTMTLSVYGDLAVSLIKEMPPGRKPVKTYAVDSSYKERLRTFFGKEMAEGRQVYVVCPLVEESEKLDLQAAEELYLELKEYFYKAYEVGLVHGRMKPSEKDEVMNAFHRGEISLLVSTTVIEVGVNVPNATIMCIEGAERFGLSQLHQLRGRVGRGSHQSYCILVSDSKNDVSQERLKLMEQTQDGFELAEQDLLLRGSGQLFGLAQSGLPDLRVANIIKDIEILVQARKDVLEFASQYGMEKLESVMKEELEKRFGEKFLRILYN